In a single window of the Osmerus eperlanus unplaced genomic scaffold, fOsmEpe2.1 SCAFFOLD_458, whole genome shotgun sequence genome:
- the prox1a gene encoding prospero homeobox protein 1a — MPDHDSESLLSRQTKRRRVDIGVKRTVGSNNAGVLVTTNAASSAADNIARAKAAIFGAMNSMNSHNHRSSDADAMECSVVQPHGAISASDCESKSNVLRKLLKRANSYEDAMMPFPGATIISQLLKSNMAKNGGGGGGERGERGERGGEGGFPGSGLSSGGSEAPQEDACSNSSQDSPQECLSPFGRPPGLGAFDLERLNDEHLRAKRARVENIIRGMSHSPSVVVPASTRHHPEGGRDRDMDVERDMEMDGPQQAPSPRAPGGGEMCSRENKRKQRLPQQQQQSFTQLVCQRKEQKQEERRQLKLQLEDMQKQLRQLQEKFFQIYDSTDDSEHDLSLHHHHHDLGNMSEDSAGRSDAGADERGGGGGDRSDNEMSDLDPGHFLDRARALLQEQALLAEGDKPRREGLGRGKSQGGPASSSMHAEGKQLAETLKQELNSAMSQVVDTVVKVFAKPPRPAPPQVFPPLPMPPERFSVNGDNPNFHTANQRLQCFGDVIIPNPMDSFGGMAGVPGGANDQTEALPLVVRKTPSDHHHQSSAVGAHGGHHHPALHPSSLSASMGFSPPSFRHPFPLPLMGYPFQSPLGAPSGGYLGKDHSSPDSMDLSRETTSLRTKMASGHHMGHHHRSLSPTHPGSTAEGLSLSLIKSECGDLQDMSDISPYSGSTVSFITLWGGESGQRQVVCLYVSLRVLACLSVCLSGFLCFPVSVGERERESLTRSSLPLAKPITIPLPRLLCQTYL; from the coding sequence ATGCCGGACCATGACAGCGAATCCCTCCTGAGCAGACAGACCAAGCGCAGACGAGTCGACATCGGCGTCAAGAGGACCGTGGGTAGCAACAACGCCGGCGTTCTCGTGACAACCAACGCCGCTTCCTCCGCAGCCGATAACATTGCCCGCGCCAAAGCCGCCATCTTCGGTGCCATGAACTCTATGAACTCCCACAACCACCGCAGCTCAGACGCAGATGCCATGGAGTGCTCCGTGGTGCAGCCCCACGGCGCCATCTCCGCTTCCGACTGCGAGTCCAAGTCCAACGTTCTCCGGAAGCTTCTGAAGAGGGCCAACTCGTACGAGGACGCCATGATGCCCTTCCCTGGCGCCACCATCATCTCCCAGCTCCTCAAGAGCAACATGGCCAAGAAtggcgggggaggaggcggagagaggggggagcggggggagcggggaggcgagggggggttCCCCGGCTCTGGCCTGTCCAGCGGAGGCTCCGAAGCCCCCCAAGAAGACGCCTGTAGCAACTCCTCCCAGGACAGCCCTCAGGAGTGCCTGTCGCCCTTCGGCCGCCCCCCGGGGCTCGGGGCCTTCGACCTGGAGCGCCTCAACGACGAGCACTTGCGGGCCAAGCGCGCCCGCGTGGAGAACATCATCCGCGGCATGAGCCACTCCCCCAGCGTGGTGGTGCCTGCCTCGACGCGCCACCACCCCGAGGGCGGCCGCGACCGCGACATGGACGTGGAGCGCGACATGGAGATGGACGGCCCCCAGCAGGCGCCCAGCCCCAGGGCcccgggaggaggggagatgtgcAGCCGGGAGAACAAGCGCAAGCAGCGGcttccccagcagcagcagcagagcttcACCCAGCTGGTGTGCCAGCGCAAGGAGCAGAAGCAGGAGGAGCGCCGGCAGCTCAAGCTGCAGCTGGAGGACATGCAGAAGCAGCTGCGCCAGCTGCAGGAGAAGTTCTTCCAGATCTACGACTCCACCGACGACTCGGAGCACGACCTcagcctccaccaccaccaccacgacctGGGCAACATGTCCGAGGACAGCGCCGGCCGGTCGGATGCCGGCGCCGACGAGagaggcggcggcggcggcgaccGCTCCGACAACGAGATGTCCGATCTGGACCCGGGGCACTTTTTGGACCGGGCGAGAGCCTTGCTCCAGGAGCAGGCCCTGCTGGCTGAGGGAGACAAGCCCAGGAGAGAAGGCCTGGGCCGGGGGAAGAGTCAGGGAggaccagcctcctcctccatgcacGCCGAGGGCAAGCAGCTGGCCGAGACCCTGAAGCAGGAGCTGAACTCGGCCATGTCCCAGGTGGTGGACACCGTCGTCAAGGTGTTCGCCAAGCCCCCCCGCCCCGCGCCCCCCCAGgtgttcccccctctccccatgccCCCCGAGAGGTTCTCGGTGAACGGCGACAACCCCAACTTCCACACGGCCAACCAGCGCCTGCAGTGCTTCGGCGACGTCATCATCCCCAACCCGATGGACTCGTTCGGCGGCATGGCCGGCGTGCCCGGCGGGGCCAACGACCAGACGGAGGCGCTGCCCCTAGTGGTGAGGAAGACCCCCAGCGATCACCACCACCAGTCATCAGCCGTGGGCGCCCATGGCGGGCACCACCACCCCgccctgcacccctcctccctctcagcctccatgggcttcagccccccctccttccgacaccccttcccccttcctctcatgGGCTACCCCTTCCAGAGCCCCCTGGGCGCCCCCTCGGGAGGCTACCTGGGGAAGGATCACTCCTCCCCCGACTCCATGGACCTATCCAGGGAGACCACCAGCCTGCGGACCAAGATGGCGTCCGGCCACCACATGGGCCACCACCACCGGTCCCTGTCTCCCACCCACCCCGGCAGCACGGCCGAGGGACTGTCCCTGTCCCTCATCAAGTCCGAGTGCGGCGACCTCCAGGACATGTCCGACATCTCACCCTACTCTGGCAGCACCGTATCCTTTATTACCCTCTGGGGTGGGGAGTCAGGGCAGAGAcaggttgtgtgtttgtacgtgagtTTGCGTGtgttagcctgtctgtctgtctgtctgtcgggttTTCTGTGTTTCCCTGTaagtgtgggtgagagagaaagagagagtctgaCTCGTTCTTCGTTGCCTCTCGCAAAGCCGATAACAATTCCTCTGCCCCGACTCCTTTGCCAGACTTATTTATAG